In Pseudomonas fakonensis, one DNA window encodes the following:
- a CDS encoding LysR family transcriptional regulator has product MRKSLMRMTLRQLQVFNEVCDLRSYSRAAEEMALTQPAVSLQIRQLEELVGQPLFEYVGKKLYLTEAAEALQRASRDIFGRLENLDMQLSDMQGSLQGQLKLAIESSAKYFVPHLFAAFKQRHPEVNLTLTVVNRAQAIRRLSDNRDDLTVMSMVPQDMGLEFLPFLNNPIVAVAPPNHPLCKLDKLRLQDLEPHTLLVREQGSGTRKACEEFFKEKRVHFTQTLEVASTDSQRECVVAGLGIALLTRHAVNLELATGVLKELPVEELPLYRSWCLVQSRSKRQSPVALAFQAFIRGERAQISGLGERFSGKLPPTPATP; this is encoded by the coding sequence ATGCGTAAGTCATTGATGCGTATGACTTTGCGTCAATTGCAGGTGTTCAACGAGGTGTGCGATTTGCGCTCTTACAGCCGGGCGGCCGAAGAAATGGCGCTAACGCAACCCGCCGTAAGTCTACAGATCCGCCAGCTCGAGGAGCTGGTGGGGCAGCCGCTGTTCGAGTACGTCGGCAAGAAGCTCTACCTGACCGAAGCCGCCGAAGCGCTGCAGCGCGCCAGCCGGGATATCTTCGGGCGCCTGGAGAACCTCGACATGCAGCTTTCAGACATGCAGGGCTCACTGCAGGGGCAGCTGAAACTGGCGATCGAGTCCAGCGCCAAGTACTTCGTGCCACACCTGTTCGCCGCCTTCAAGCAGCGTCACCCGGAGGTCAACCTCACCCTCACCGTGGTCAACCGCGCCCAGGCGATCCGGCGCCTTTCCGACAACCGCGACGACCTCACGGTGATGTCGATGGTGCCCCAGGACATGGGCCTGGAGTTCTTGCCGTTTCTGAACAACCCGATCGTCGCCGTGGCGCCGCCCAACCACCCGCTGTGCAAGCTCGATAAGTTGCGCCTGCAAGACCTGGAACCTCATACGCTGCTGGTACGCGAGCAGGGTTCGGGCACGCGCAAGGCCTGCGAGGAGTTCTTCAAGGAGAAGCGCGTGCACTTCACCCAGACGCTGGAGGTGGCCTCCACCGACTCGCAGCGCGAGTGCGTGGTGGCGGGCCTTGGCATCGCCCTGCTGACCCGCCACGCGGTCAACCTGGAGCTGGCCACCGGTGTGCTCAAAGAGCTGCCGGTGGAGGAGCTGCCGCTGTACCGCAGCTGGTGCCTGGTGCAGTCCAGGAGCAAGCGCCAGTCACCGGTGGCCTTGGCCTTCCAGGCGTTCATCCGCGGCGAACGTGCGCAGATCAGCGGGCTTGGGGAGCGTTTCTCGGGGAAATTGCCGCCGACACCTGCCACACCGTGA
- a CDS encoding PA3496 family putative envelope integrity protein, whose product MAHDHDGSYQPNAKARKQQEKDQRRMEFRRAIESYCDQRQLLREIADYPDLQAVTVWQVSAAISPRNAPQAR is encoded by the coding sequence ATGGCTCACGATCACGACGGTTCGTACCAACCCAACGCCAAGGCTCGCAAGCAGCAGGAAAAGGACCAGCGCCGCATGGAGTTCCGCCGCGCCATCGAAAGCTACTGCGACCAGCGCCAGCTGCTGCGTGAAATCGCCGACTACCCCGACCTGCAAGCGGTCACGGTGTGGCAGGTGTCGGCGGCAATTTCCCCGAGAAACGCTCCCCAAGCCCGCTGA
- the hexR gene encoding transcriptional regulator HexR: protein MNLLQHIAQSRHLLRKSELKVADHVLLDPAAVMHSSMADLAHNVGISEPTIVRFCRAIGCSGFQDLKLKLAQSLAAGASFGQFAIHEDDSVADYSLKIFDTTLHTLMEVREHLDPLALQQAVSAMSQAQRVEFYGFGASGAVAADAQHKFFRLLLSAAAYSDPHMQAMSAVTLKPGDVAVCISQSGRSKDLLITANLVRESGANLITLCPSQTPLAELSTVNLAIDVHEDTEIYTPLTSRIAHLVVIDVLAMGVAMARGPSLVNHLKSVKRSLRSLRLSPKSIKATDD, encoded by the coding sequence GTGAATCTGTTGCAACATATCGCCCAATCGCGCCACCTGCTGCGCAAATCGGAATTGAAAGTAGCCGACCATGTGCTGCTGGACCCGGCTGCGGTCATGCACAGTTCCATGGCGGACCTTGCGCATAACGTCGGTATCAGCGAGCCGACCATCGTGCGTTTTTGCCGGGCGATCGGCTGTTCTGGCTTTCAGGACCTCAAGCTCAAGCTGGCGCAGAGCCTGGCCGCAGGCGCCAGCTTTGGCCAGTTCGCCATCCATGAAGACGACTCGGTAGCCGACTACAGCCTGAAGATCTTCGACACCACCCTGCACACCCTGATGGAGGTGCGCGAGCACCTCGACCCGTTGGCCTTGCAGCAGGCGGTGAGCGCCATGTCCCAGGCGCAGCGCGTGGAGTTCTACGGCTTTGGTGCCTCGGGTGCGGTAGCGGCTGATGCCCAGCACAAGTTCTTCCGCCTGCTGCTCAGCGCGGCGGCGTACTCCGACCCGCACATGCAGGCCATGTCGGCGGTCACCTTGAAGCCTGGCGATGTGGCGGTGTGCATTTCGCAGTCGGGGCGCTCCAAAGACCTGCTGATCACCGCCAACCTGGTGCGTGAGAGCGGCGCCAACCTGATCACCCTGTGCCCCAGCCAAACCCCGCTGGCGGAGCTGTCGACGGTGAACCTGGCCATCGACGTGCACGAAGACACCGAAATCTACACCCCGCTGACCTCGCGTATCGCCCACCTGGTGGTGATCGACGTGCTGGCCATGGGCGTGGCCATGGCTCGCGGGCCGAGCCTGGTCAACCACTTGAAGAGCGTGAAGCGCAGCTTGCGCAGCCTGCGTTTGTCGCCCAAGTCGATCAAGGCTACCGACGACTGA
- the zwf gene encoding glucose-6-phosphate dehydrogenase, whose amino-acid sequence MTIPCDILVFGGTGDLALHKLLPALYHLYREDRLHNAVRIISLARRPLPRNDYVKLAERHCRAQIARQDFDEEVWQRFSARLDYFPMDASQSGDFGRLARYLGEPGGLTRIYYLATAPTLFVPIANHLRIAGLVDSEARIVLEKPIGHSLESATAINEAIGAVFDEPQVFRIDHYLGKETVQNLMALRFANALLEPVWRNSQVDHVQISVCETLGVENRGGYYDRAGATRDMLQNHLLQLLCLVAMEPPAQFEAEAVRDEKVKILRALKPITGQDVQDKTVRGQYHAGKIGGQEVPAYYFEKDVDNDSDTETFVAVQAHIDNWRWAGVPFYLRTGKRMARRTSQIVIQFRPVPHELFNGGQVNQLLIQLQPDEHISLRMMTKSPGKGMRLAPVELDLNLAQAFAQTRRWEAYERLLLDVLEGDSTLFMRRDEVEAAWAWIDPIVQGWEEHFQAPRPYPAGSNGPEQANSLLAHQGRKWHG is encoded by the coding sequence TTGACTATTCCTTGCGACATTCTGGTCTTCGGCGGCACGGGCGACCTGGCCCTGCACAAGCTGCTGCCGGCGCTGTACCACCTGTATCGCGAGGACCGCCTGCACAACGCCGTGCGGATCATTTCCCTGGCCCGCCGGCCGTTGCCGCGCAACGACTACGTCAAGCTTGCCGAACGCCACTGCCGGGCGCAGATCGCCCGCCAGGACTTCGACGAAGAAGTGTGGCAACGCTTTTCGGCGCGGCTCGACTACTTCCCCATGGACGCCTCGCAAAGTGGCGATTTCGGCCGCCTGGCGCGCTATCTGGGCGAGCCTGGAGGGCTGACGCGTATCTACTACCTGGCCACCGCGCCCACTCTTTTCGTGCCCATCGCCAACCACCTGCGCATCGCCGGGCTGGTCGATAGCGAGGCGCGTATCGTGCTTGAAAAGCCCATCGGCCATTCGCTGGAGTCGGCCACCGCCATCAACGAGGCGATCGGCGCGGTGTTCGATGAGCCCCAGGTGTTTCGCATCGACCATTACCTGGGCAAGGAAACCGTGCAGAACCTCATGGCCTTGCGCTTTGCCAACGCTTTGCTCGAACCGGTATGGCGCAACAGCCAGGTCGACCACGTACAGATCAGTGTCTGTGAAACCCTGGGCGTGGAGAACCGCGGCGGCTACTACGACCGCGCCGGCGCCACCCGCGACATGCTGCAGAACCACCTGCTGCAGCTGCTGTGCCTGGTGGCCATGGAGCCGCCGGCGCAGTTCGAGGCCGAGGCGGTGCGTGATGAAAAGGTCAAGATATTGCGGGCGCTCAAGCCGATCACCGGCCAGGACGTGCAGGACAAGACCGTGCGCGGCCAGTACCACGCAGGCAAGATCGGCGGTCAGGAAGTGCCGGCCTACTACTTCGAAAAAGACGTCGACAACGACAGCGACACCGAGACCTTCGTCGCCGTGCAGGCGCACATCGACAACTGGCGCTGGGCCGGCGTGCCGTTCTACCTGCGCACCGGCAAGCGCATGGCGCGGCGCACCTCGCAGATCGTCATCCAGTTCAGGCCGGTGCCCCATGAGCTGTTCAACGGCGGCCAGGTCAACCAACTGCTGATCCAGCTGCAGCCGGACGAGCACATCAGCCTGCGCATGATGACCAAGAGCCCCGGCAAGGGCATGCGCCTGGCCCCCGTGGAGCTTGACCTGAACCTGGCCCAGGCATTCGCCCAGACCCGCCGCTGGGAGGCCTACGAACGTCTGTTGCTGGATGTGCTGGAGGGTGACTCGACCCTGTTCATGCGCCGCGACGAGGTCGAGGCGGCCTGGGCCTGGATCGACCCGATCGTGCAGGGCTGGGAGGAGCACTTCCAGGCGCCGCGCCCGTACCCCGCCGGCAGCAACGGGCCCGAACAGGCCAACAGCCTGCTCGCCCACCAGGGTAGAAAGTGGCATGGCTGA
- a CDS encoding putative bifunctional diguanylate cyclase/phosphodiesterase — protein MTQECRAIGASPQALRNVRRQFATELSIERTRLLYQGSLLPTLFMLLNGLLCAWLLWSPARYLLVSVWMVWLLALVALRVIQVAAFEAATPVRQAMPSWRRMFLFGSGFSGLTLASAAIALVPVDNFVQQAWVFGLLGAAALSASVAYAVSLPAFLSFALPCLLPPTLFLFVYDAGQQRGWGWLGLILLGALMVVAWQVNRLIERGLLRRFQNQALIEHLQTAQRHGEDLNHQLSGEVRQRRQAEEELRKAHAGLEQRVAQRSHELDLANQALSKSEQRLALALEASELGLWDWNLASDEVHHTQLHALFGLDAEQVRSVRGDLKPRLHPDDLPLLRRTLVEHLKGRTEDYRVEYRVRHAQGHWCWIEDRGRAVERDAGGKVLRMLGTRRDITARKLQEEQQRLAATVFEAASEGIAILDADYELLAVNQTFCDVTGYGRAELIGRNALELSCSRDARRHSQSIDQALEQQGRWQGELVEARKNGELYPQWLQLNSVRDARGRIASIVGFYTDLSARRESEERLRYLAHYDDLTGLANRALFRLRLHEGAQRMRLNGRSLALLHVDLDRFKLLNESLGHELADQLLKKMAQRIANAVPEADTVARLSGDEFAILFDGYTNLSSLVRVTTRLLDKLRVPQRLGRHEVVISASVGISLLADGNFDLNALVSQADMAKQHAKHLGGDNFQFYTESLRASTLERLQLENQLRKAIDEGQLLVYYQPKLCLRTGQLHAAEALVRWQHPELGMVPPGEFIGLAEETGLIAPMGEFVLRQACWQACQWRRQGLEIRVSVNLSVYQLRQGKLVSLVRQVLGESGLPAHLLELELTESQLLDSVEHIIATFEQLHALGVKLAIDDFGTGYSSLSYLKRFPVDYVKIDQAFIRGLLEGSQDAAITRAIIAMAKSLRLQVVAEGVETPEQLAFLREHGCDEVQGYLISRPVAPTAFEALLQRPPNYLNG, from the coding sequence ATGACCCAGGAATGCAGGGCGATCGGAGCATCGCCGCAGGCGTTACGCAACGTTCGCAGGCAATTTGCCACGGAGCTGTCGATCGAGCGCACCCGCCTGCTTTATCAGGGCTCGCTGCTGCCCACATTGTTCATGCTGCTCAACGGCTTGCTCTGCGCCTGGCTGTTGTGGAGCCCTGCGCGCTATTTGCTGGTGAGTGTGTGGATGGTCTGGCTGCTGGCGCTGGTGGCGTTGCGGGTGATCCAGGTGGCGGCGTTCGAGGCCGCTACCCCGGTGCGCCAGGCCATGCCCAGCTGGCGGCGCATGTTCCTGTTCGGGTCGGGGTTCAGCGGGCTGACCTTGGCCAGCGCGGCAATTGCCCTGGTGCCTGTGGATAACTTCGTGCAGCAGGCCTGGGTGTTCGGCTTGCTGGGGGCGGCGGCGCTGTCGGCCAGTGTCGCCTATGCGGTCAGCCTGCCGGCCTTCCTGAGCTTCGCCTTGCCCTGCCTGCTGCCGCCGACCCTGTTTCTGTTCGTCTACGACGCCGGCCAGCAGCGTGGCTGGGGCTGGCTTGGGCTGATCCTGCTGGGGGCGCTGATGGTGGTGGCCTGGCAGGTCAACCGCCTGATCGAGCGCGGCCTGCTGCGGCGCTTCCAGAACCAGGCACTGATCGAGCACCTGCAAACTGCCCAGCGCCACGGCGAAGACCTCAACCACCAGCTCAGTGGCGAAGTGCGCCAGCGCCGCCAGGCCGAAGAAGAGCTGCGCAAGGCCCATGCCGGGCTCGAACAGCGCGTGGCCCAGCGCAGCCACGAGCTGGACCTGGCCAACCAGGCCCTGAGCAAGAGCGAACAGCGCCTGGCCCTGGCCCTGGAAGCCAGTGAGCTGGGGCTGTGGGACTGGAACCTGGCCAGCGACGAAGTCCACCACACCCAACTTCACGCGCTGTTCGGCCTGGATGCCGAGCAGGTCCGCTCGGTGCGTGGCGACCTCAAGCCACGCCTGCACCCCGACGACCTGCCGTTGCTGCGCCGCACCCTGGTCGAGCACCTCAAGGGCCGTACCGAGGACTACCGGGTGGAATACCGGGTGCGCCATGCCCAGGGCCACTGGTGCTGGATCGAGGACCGCGGCCGGGCCGTGGAGCGCGACGCCGGGGGCAAGGTGCTGCGCATGCTCGGCACCCGCCGCGACATCACCGCGCGCAAGCTGCAGGAAGAGCAGCAGCGACTGGCCGCCACGGTGTTCGAGGCCGCAAGCGAAGGCATTGCCATTCTGGATGCCGACTATGAGCTGCTGGCGGTCAACCAGACTTTCTGCGATGTCACCGGCTACGGCCGCGCCGAACTGATCGGGCGCAATGCCCTGGAGCTTTCGTGCAGCCGCGACGCCCGCCGCCACAGCCAGTCCATCGACCAGGCCCTGGAGCAGCAGGGCCGCTGGCAGGGCGAGCTGGTCGAGGCGCGCAAGAACGGTGAGCTGTACCCGCAGTGGCTGCAGTTGAACAGCGTGCGTGACGCCCGTGGCCGCATCGCCAGCATTGTCGGCTTCTATACCGACCTGTCGGCACGCCGCGAGTCGGAAGAGCGCTTGCGCTACCTGGCCCATTACGACGACCTCACCGGGCTGGCCAACCGCGCGCTGTTCCGCCTGCGCCTGCATGAAGGCGCCCAGCGCATGCGCCTGAACGGGCGCAGCCTGGCGCTGCTGCATGTCGACCTGGACCGCTTCAAGCTGCTCAACGAAAGCCTTGGCCACGAACTGGCCGACCAGTTGCTGAAAAAAATGGCCCAGCGCATCGCCAACGCCGTGCCCGAGGCCGACACTGTGGCACGGCTGTCGGGGGATGAGTTCGCCATCCTGTTCGACGGCTACACCAACCTGTCCAGCCTGGTGCGGGTCACCACGCGCCTGCTCGACAAGCTGCGGGTGCCGCAGCGTCTTGGTCGCCACGAAGTGGTGATCAGCGCCTCGGTGGGTATCAGCCTGCTGGCCGACGGCAACTTCGACCTGAACGCGCTGGTCAGCCAGGCCGACATGGCCAAGCAGCACGCCAAGCACCTGGGCGGCGACAACTTCCAGTTCTACACCGAGAGCCTGCGCGCCAGCACCCTGGAGCGGTTGCAGCTGGAGAACCAACTGCGCAAGGCCATCGACGAGGGGCAGTTGCTGGTCTACTACCAGCCCAAGCTGTGCCTGCGCACCGGCCAACTGCATGCCGCCGAGGCGCTGGTGCGCTGGCAACACCCGGAGCTTGGCATGGTGCCGCCGGGGGAGTTCATTGGGCTGGCGGAAGAGACCGGGCTGATCGCGCCCATGGGCGAGTTCGTGTTGCGTCAGGCGTGCTGGCAGGCTTGCCAGTGGCGGCGCCAGGGGCTGGAGATTCGCGTGTCGGTCAATCTGTCGGTGTACCAGTTGCGCCAAGGCAAGCTGGTCAGCTTGGTGCGCCAGGTGTTGGGGGAGTCCGGCCTGCCGGCGCACCTGCTGGAGCTGGAGCTGACCGAGAGCCAGTTGCTCGACAGCGTCGAGCACATCATCGCCACCTTCGAGCAGTTGCATGCGTTGGGGGTGAAGCTGGCCATCGACGATTTCGGTACCGGTTATTCGTCGCTCAGCTACCTCAAGCGCTTCCCGGTGGACTACGTGAAGATCGACCAGGCGTTCATCCGTGGCCTGCTCGAGGGTAGCCAGGACGCGGCGATCACCCGGGCGATCATCGCCATGGCCAAGAGCCTGCGCCTGCAGGTGGTGGCCGAAGGTGTGGAAACCCCGGAGCAGCTGGCGTTTCTGCGTGAGCACGGCTGCGACGAGGTGCAGGGCTACCTGATCAGCCGGCCGGTAGCCCCTACCGCATTTGAGGCCTTGTTGCAGCGGCCACCGAACTACCTGAACGGCTGA
- the uvrD gene encoding DNA helicase II, which yields MHTDDLSLLLNSLNDAQRQAVAATLGRQLVLAGAGSGKTRVLVHRIAWLIQVEGASPHSILSVTFTNKAAAEMRQRIEQLLGINPAGMWVGTFHGLAHRLLRAHWQEAGLVQNFQILDSDDQQRLIKRVMREMGLDEQKWPARQAQWFINGQKDEGLRPRHIQAGGDLFLGTMRDIYANYEQACERAGVIDFSELLLRALDLWRDQPGLLEHYQRRFQHILVDEFQDTNAVQYAWLRLLGAGGRSLMAVGDDDQSIYGWRGAKIENIHQYTADFPDAEMIRLEQNYRSTGGILKAANALIANNSGRLGKELWTDMGEGEPLTLYAAYNEHDEARYVVETIESLVKQGNARNEIAILYRSNAQSRVLEEALLRERIPYRIYGGQRFFERAEIKNAMAYLRLLEGRGNDAALERVINVPPRGIGEKTVEAIRDHARHAQLSMWQAMCQLLAAKALKGRAASALGAFIELIENLASKVADMPLHLMTQTVIEQSGLIIYHQEEKGEKGQARVENLEELVSAARNFETSEEDADLSPLSAFLGHASLEAGDTQADEHEDSIQLMTLHSAKGLEFPYVFLVGMEEGLFPHKMSLEEPGRLEEERRLAYVGITRAMRQLIMTYAETRRLYGSETYNKVSRFVREIPAGLVQEVRLSNTVSRPFGGAKAPASSLFANANIPQTAFNLGQRVQHAVFGEGVILNFEGSGAQARVQVNFDEGSKWLMLGYAKLEAL from the coding sequence ATGCATACCGATGACCTCTCCCTCCTGCTGAACTCCCTCAACGACGCCCAACGCCAGGCCGTAGCGGCCACGCTGGGGCGCCAACTGGTGCTGGCCGGCGCCGGCTCCGGCAAGACCCGCGTGCTGGTGCACCGCATCGCCTGGCTGATCCAGGTTGAAGGGGCCTCGCCGCACTCGATCCTGTCGGTGACCTTTACCAACAAAGCCGCCGCCGAAATGCGCCAGCGTATCGAGCAACTGCTGGGTATCAACCCGGCCGGCATGTGGGTGGGCACCTTCCACGGCCTGGCCCACCGCCTGCTGCGCGCGCACTGGCAGGAAGCCGGGCTGGTGCAGAACTTCCAGATCCTCGACAGCGACGACCAGCAGCGCCTGATCAAGCGGGTCATGCGCGAAATGGGCCTAGATGAGCAAAAATGGCCGGCCCGCCAGGCCCAGTGGTTCATCAACGGGCAGAAGGACGAAGGCCTGCGCCCGCGCCATATCCAGGCCGGCGGCGACCTGTTCCTGGGCACCATGCGCGACATCTACGCCAACTACGAGCAAGCCTGCGAGCGCGCCGGGGTCATCGACTTCTCCGAACTGCTGCTGCGTGCCCTCGACCTGTGGCGCGACCAGCCCGGTTTGCTGGAGCACTACCAGCGCCGCTTCCAGCACATTCTGGTGGACGAGTTCCAGGACACCAACGCCGTGCAGTACGCCTGGTTGCGCCTGCTCGGTGCCGGCGGGCGCAGCCTGATGGCGGTGGGCGACGACGACCAGTCGATCTACGGCTGGCGCGGCGCCAAGATCGAGAACATCCACCAGTACACGGCAGACTTCCCCGACGCCGAGATGATTCGCCTGGAGCAGAACTACCGCTCCACCGGCGGCATCCTCAAGGCCGCCAACGCCTTGATCGCCAACAACAGCGGGCGCCTGGGCAAGGAGCTGTGGACCGACATGGGCGAAGGCGAGCCGCTGACGCTGTATGCCGCCTACAACGAGCACGACGAAGCGCGCTACGTGGTCGAGACCATCGAAAGCCTGGTCAAGCAGGGCAATGCGCGCAACGAAATCGCCATCCTGTACCGCTCCAACGCCCAGTCGCGGGTGCTTGAAGAAGCGCTGCTGCGCGAACGCATCCCGTACCGCATCTATGGCGGCCAGCGCTTCTTCGAGCGCGCCGAAATCAAGAACGCCATGGCTTACCTGCGCCTGCTCGAAGGCCGTGGCAACGACGCTGCACTGGAGCGGGTGATCAACGTGCCGCCACGCGGCATCGGCGAAAAAACCGTCGAAGCCATCCGCGACCACGCCCGCCACGCGCAGCTGTCGATGTGGCAGGCCATGTGCCAGCTACTGGCTGCCAAGGCCCTCAAGGGCCGCGCCGCCAGCGCCCTGGGTGCGTTCATCGAGCTGATCGAGAACCTCGCCAGCAAGGTCGCCGACATGCCGCTGCACCTGATGACCCAGACGGTCATCGAGCAGTCCGGGCTGATCATCTACCACCAGGAAGAAAAGGGCGAAAAAGGCCAGGCCCGGGTAGAAAACCTTGAGGAACTGGTCAGCGCCGCGCGCAACTTCGAAACCAGCGAAGAAGACGCCGACCTGTCTCCGCTGTCGGCGTTCCTCGGCCACGCCTCGCTCGAGGCCGGCGACACCCAGGCCGACGAGCACGAAGACAGCATCCAGCTGATGACCCTGCACAGCGCCAAGGGCCTGGAGTTCCCCTACGTGTTCCTGGTGGGCATGGAGGAAGGGCTGTTCCCGCACAAGATGAGCCTGGAAGAACCCGGCCGCCTTGAAGAGGAACGCCGCCTGGCCTACGTCGGCATCACCCGTGCCATGCGCCAGCTGATCATGACCTACGCCGAGACCCGCCGGCTGTACGGCAGTGAAACCTACAACAAGGTGTCGCGCTTCGTACGGGAGATCCCGGCCGGGCTGGTACAGGAAGTGCGCCTGTCGAACACCGTCAGCCGCCCGTTCGGCGGCGCCAAGGCGCCGGCCAGCAGCCTGTTCGCCAACGCCAACATTCCGCAGACCGCCTTCAACCTTGGCCAGCGCGTGCAGCATGCGGTGTTCGGCGAGGGTGTGATCCTCAACTTCGAAGGCTCCGGCGCCCAGGCCCGAGTGCAGGTTAACTTCGACGAAGGCAGCAAGTGGCTGATGCTTGGCTACGCCAAGCTTGAGGCCTTGTAG
- a CDS encoding Tim44 domain-containing protein yields the protein MQRFLSIALALCVGLTLSLDANAKRFGGGKSSGAAPMHQTRQASPTTPAAAPTAPGRAPAAAGGASRWLGPLAGIAAGGLLASMFMGDGFQGMQILDFLIMGLIAFLVFRFIAARRRQQQPQHAAAGHAPYQREAQPQAAPQSIFGGSAAAAPSPTVNAPAWFNEASFLAAARSHFQTLQQHWDANEMDKISEFVTPQMLEFLKRERAELGDGFQSTYIDNLDVQLDGVEDRANHTDATLTFRGVSKTSRFDQGEAFSESWHMVRAQGENQPWLVAGIRQND from the coding sequence ATGCAACGTTTTCTTAGCATCGCTCTGGCGCTCTGCGTCGGCCTGACGCTGAGCCTCGACGCCAACGCCAAGCGCTTCGGTGGCGGCAAGAGCTCGGGCGCCGCGCCTATGCACCAGACTCGCCAGGCATCCCCGACTACCCCTGCTGCTGCCCCGACCGCACCAGGCCGCGCCCCGGCCGCCGCTGGCGGTGCTTCGCGCTGGCTGGGCCCGCTGGCCGGCATCGCCGCCGGTGGCCTGCTGGCCTCCATGTTCATGGGCGACGGCTTCCAGGGCATGCAGATCCTCGACTTCCTGATCATGGGCCTGATCGCCTTCCTGGTGTTCCGCTTCATCGCCGCGCGCCGTCGCCAACAGCAGCCGCAGCACGCTGCCGCCGGCCACGCCCCGTACCAGCGTGAAGCCCAGCCGCAGGCTGCCCCACAGTCGATCTTCGGTGGCTCCGCCGCTGCTGCACCTTCGCCAACGGTCAATGCACCGGCCTGGTTCAACGAAGCCAGCTTCCTGGCAGCCGCCCGTTCGCACTTCCAGACCTTGCAGCAGCACTGGGACGCCAACGAGATGGACAAGATCTCCGAGTTCGTCACCCCGCAAATGCTCGAGTTCCTCAAGCGCGAACGCGCCGAGCTGGGCGATGGCTTCCAGTCCACCTACATCGACAACCTCGACGTACAGCTGGACGGCGTGGAAGATCGCGCCAACCACACCGACGCCACCCTGACCTTCCGTGGCGTGTCGAAGACCTCGCGCTTCGACCAGGGCGAAGCCTTCAGCGAAAGCTGGCACATGGTTCGCGCCCAGGGCGAGAACCAGCCTTGGCTGGTGGCCGGTATCCGTCAAAACGACTGA
- a CDS encoding SMI1/KNR4 family protein encodes MEEVIEQLREANEPVPVPLELPDEDQLVEIEEQLFINIPFVFKEYLLTVSDVTYGSLEPVTVTDPQLHTYLPDVAANAWDAGVPRDLIPLCQDGDDYYCVEEDGTVVLWSGEEEIVTEESWESVWHWVRDVWLES; translated from the coding sequence GTGGAAGAAGTGATCGAGCAACTCCGTGAAGCAAACGAGCCGGTACCGGTACCGCTGGAGCTTCCCGATGAAGATCAGTTGGTGGAGATCGAGGAACAGCTGTTCATCAACATTCCATTTGTGTTCAAGGAGTACCTGCTCACCGTCAGCGACGTGACCTACGGCTCGCTGGAGCCGGTGACCGTCACCGACCCGCAACTGCACACCTACCTGCCGGACGTGGCGGCCAACGCCTGGGATGCCGGCGTGCCACGCGACCTGATCCCGCTCTGCCAGGACGGCGACGACTACTACTGCGTCGAAGAAGACGGCACCGTGGTGCTGTGGTCCGGCGAGGAAGAGATCGTCACCGAAGAAAGCTGGGAATCGGTGTGGCACTGGGTGCGGGACGTTTGGCTGGAAAGCTGA